The genomic region GAGCGAGGAGAAGGCGCGAGCAGGGGGGACATGGCCGATTTCCTGCCGGTGCCGGCGCTGTCCCTGCGCGAGGAGCCGCTCCCGGAGGCGGCCGAGACGGAGGCCGAGCTCTCGCTGGGCCTGGCGCGGACCAAGACGCGCTCGTACGGCAGCACGGCCAGCGTGGCGGCGCCCTTGGGCGAGCGCTACCTGGAGCACCGCCTCGGGCCCGGCGACACCCTGCAGGGCGTCGCTCTCAAGTACGGCGTGACGGTGGGTGAAGAAGGCCCGGTCGGGACACGGAAGGGGTCAGAGGCCGCtcaaaatgggggcggggggggaggactGTTTTTCAGGGTCTCCTGGCTGGAGGCTACGGGGGGGGGGTCTCATCCGGGGCCTATTTCCCTGGCTGGGGCGGGTttcctgggctgcgtggccgtggtctggtcgtttttggtGCTCACATGTCGCcaacatctatggctggtatcttcagaggtgtggaGGGGTTGTGTGGTGGGGTGCATTATTATCCTCATGGCAGGTTGGGTGGTGGCACGTTGGCATGTGCCTGAGTGGAGTTCATTGTCAGTTGCATGGCAGGCATATTTGCAgtctgtttatgccaaataaaggctaaatgaatgaagaaTATTTGCAGTCACCtttgcaatcacattcacaaaCGCATTCGCAAATCATGCAACAGCGAATGTGATtcttacacagtgtgtaacagacttccctccgtgatacacctctgaagatgccagccacagatgcaggcgaaatgttaggaacaagatgcaccagaccacggccacacagcccggaaaacccgccagaaccagttgaatctggccgtgaaagtctttgacaatacagcgAATATGGTTGGTTGTATATTTCAAACAACTTCAAGCCATGGCAAGTTCCCTGGATTTAGAAGGTCTCTTGGCAGCCTCTACTCCCCTGTGCTCCATTCCACAGAAAGATGCTTTAAATATTTGTGCAGGATTGGCCTGATggcaagaaggaaaagatgttaaGATTAGGAATCTGTCTTTTGGCCCTTCATGTAATCTTTCCTTCGCTGTCTGAAACAGCTGTCTTCTGGCAAACGAAAGAAGGGGCACCTAAGCTTGTTACTGGGAGGGACTCCTGATTTCCTGTTCACTCTGTACGATATTATTTTTTAGGACAGGAATTACACTAGATGTCCCAGAGAATGACTTAATTCTGTTAGGGTACATGACCTCTTATCTCTGTTATGTGTATGAGAATTTACATGACTGCCCGGGTTGATGGATGATTGTTCTTCACCATTCCCAggttttaattgtaatttatttCTGCAATATTATTTTGTTCTCATGCACGGAAAGTTATAAAAGAACACCAGTGTGGAGAATATAATCAAAGGGCACAGAGTGGCAGAAAGGGCAGCGTGTATTTGTTTATGGGGGCATGCTTCTGTGATACACTGATGAGGAAGGATAATTGCAGAAAATTGCTGATTTATGATTGTTGTCAAGTGTAATTAACTTCTGTGAATTGATAGTAAACAGTATTGTATCTCTTTTTTAGATGGAGCAAATAAAAAGGGCAAATAAACTATTCACAAATGACTGCATATTTCTGAGAAAAACATTGAATATACCAGTTTTATCTGAGAAACCCTTGCTATTTAATGGACTGAACTCACTGGAATCTCCTGAGAACGAAGCAATTAGCAGCCCCCCTTCTTGTGATGAAGATCCAGTGACTGTTCAGGAAGACGACTCTTCACCCAGTCCTCAAGAATCCGACAATCATCTTCTTCCACCTGAAGAATTATCGGCCAAAGATTTTCTACACAGACTAGATTTGCAGATTAAGCTGTCCAAACAGGCAGCTAAGAAGCTAAAACCTGAGGATACCAGGTATGACTTGTAAATTATGGCAGAAGAATTCAAGATATTTAAGTTGAGTGGCtgcagatttaaaatatttttaaaggttggTCTCTAGAAATTTCAGTTATTCAGTGTTGTTCAGGCCTGGCACAACTGGTAATAGTGGCTGCTAGGAATTTTTTGAGCATTTTGGGTTGTTTGAgtgtaactcttttcccttgGACTCTTACTTGGGATGAAATAATTATAATTGCCTTTTGTTACTCTTTACAATAGCATGATCTGTATTACAGTTAGGTAGTGTATGGAATGACTTCATTcaagatgttttaagtgttttaagaTCTTCCAGAACACATGGACACCTTTCAAAACTGCTAGTTTATAGTAACAAAATTAAAAGGAAGCCTCATcacattttaatgctgttatAGCCTCTGAAATTTGTAACCTTAAAGTATCCTTTGCTGGCCCTTTCTTATGACCGCTTCCTCTGACCCCCTGTATGTTGCATTTCCTGTTTCCTAGTGGTAGTTTTATTCCAGTGTCtcatgttttaaaatacatttttcacaCTGATGCTTCGTATCATTTCCTCTTTGTGGTTTCCTGTGTGCTTATTTATGCATACACTGGAGTTGTTTGGGGTACTACAACTTGATTTCATTTCCTGCTTTACTTTCCATTAGCATTTTTATGTTCCTTCAGTGGCATTTACTCCATTTCTACAAGTGCTTACTAAGTCTGGTTATTTCTCTACCTAAGCTGTAATTTGCACTTTATTGTAGTTGCCTGCTGTGGCAGCAGAATGAGCATGTATGGCTTCCATTTTCATCTGCCTTCCTCTGGCTGCCAATTTGGAAGGGTTACGTTTTGGGAATTTCTTAATTTTTGTGAATTTTCCATGGCCTAATTTTACCAACATATCGCCTGTGATGCTCTTGAAGCAATCTGCCTAAATGGCCTTCTTGTTGATGAACATTAATATAAAATTAGGTGCCCGGTAAAAGTGAGACTTCCAGTGCTCTCTTGGTATCTTGCTTTTAGGCACCTTTGATATAGTGACTCAGAATATACGGTGACCGCAGAATAGTTGCGAGGAGATTGATAGTTATTGGTGGCATTTTCATAGTTATTGGTGGCATTTTCATAATTTTGCTTCCTTTTACATCAACAGGGAGGACGATGAAGAAAATTCCTATGCAACTGATTCCTATCAGCAGTAGAAGACGGCATGAAGAGCTGGACTAGAAACAGTTCTTAAAGAACTACATATGTCAAGATTCAAAAGCAGCCCTTTTGAATTAATTTATTATGGTGTACTTGTTACAAGTCATGTACAGATAACTCCACTGACTATTCTTGCACTAAATTTTTGACCTTTTGCCTTCTGCAGGCCGGTGTCCTTGTACTATATATCCGAAAGGGAAGTAAGCCTTCCAAACGAGTAATTGCCTTCATATTTTTGCTATGAAAGAGTACCACCAATATATCCCAGAGACCCCCTTGATGTAGAATCTGTAAGAAACAGACACACGCTTATGCACAGGAGAGACTAAGTATTCTTGAAAACAAATCGTTATTGTGGAGCCAACCACGAGGCAGATAAGCCTGTTGTGCAAAAGTATAGCAGGGTTGATGGATGTGGCCTTGAATATTGTATATGTGGGAGTGTGCgtatatatagagagagtatatatatatatagaaagcaATTTTTGTTTCCAAAAATGAACCAGTTTAGCCATccgttttgaggggggaaaggttGTGCTTTTAAAggatagaagattgtttggaaacgtaacttttttaaaacaaagaagaaaagtttagtgaaatgtatttttgtttgtgtAAGAAAAATCTTTGAAGCAGCTTCTTGTGTGCAAACATACGTAGCTTTCATGTAATAAATACAAAATGCAATTTACGTCACTGACTTATCTTTGTCATCGAGCCTATCATATATACAAAACACAGTGTCTAGTTCTTTGCGGATACGTTTTGAGACACGTTTCTTTTAGTTTCATTTGGGTGTATTGAAATGTCCTGAGACGTTCAAGCGTgagtgctgcttttttttttaaaaccactgtAACTTTATTTGAAATATATCAAGATTAGAACCATCTTAACTCTGATGTTTTGCGCATTTTTTATTCTTCAGACTTCCTGAAATACTCAGATGAGTGTCGTGGTTGAGACATAGCAGAAAGGAATATGAATAGTATTTTGCAAGGGTGTTCTCCTTGCATTCGCTGTAATTCAATCTATTTTATAAAAGAGCTTGAAGACAGACCTATGGATTGTCTTTTTCGACGTGTGGCATTTGAACAAGACTAAGCAACATGTCACTTAATTCAGAAAGCATCAAACATGTTCAATTCTCAATGGCCCTCTGAATTAGTGACAACCGAAAGGGCCTGAATGCTTctaagcaggggtgtcaaacttgcggccctcccattagtccctcccaacatgggcattggttatactggcaagggctgatgggaattgacaCCTACAGCATTATGTGGCCTGGACATCATTTGGATTTCTACAAGTGGAGGGTCTACAAGGATCTGTGGGAGGCATCTCTTTTAATACTCCTTcactttttcctctttccctttcctggcaGCCTCTGCAGCATCTCCTCCTTTCCTGCTCTTCTTTCTGTTCACCAGCCAGCCAAACTTTTACCTCCCGCCCCATAGACTTCAGGTTTCCCGTCTTCCTGGGAAAACTGGTCAAAGTGCACAGTACTGGCTCAGCTAAGCCCAGTTGCAAGGAGTTGTGGAGGACACCTTACTTCCCCTGAAGCCCTTCCCCataatatttcccctttctctcctcccaccaGCCTCCATATTTGAATCCCTGCTTccatttatcccctgcctttctccacaatacagACCCACAGTCGTTTAccacttctcttccattttatcctgactcCATGGTCAGACAGTGTGATTACCCAGCTGTGGATCATTCAACAGTTATGCACAGTAGTCCGGCACTTACGGTACTATGACAAACTGAGCACAAGGGTTTAATTAAAGAGCTGTATTGGCGAAGCTAGCAAAATCCAGCCATTTGGGTAGGGACAATCAGGACCTGGTCATTCTCAGCCAGCAGTTGAAATTGGGACAGTCAGCCTTAGAGTAGCTTGTCAAAATAAGTAACTCATGCAACCAGCAAAG from Sphaerodactylus townsendi isolate TG3544 linkage group LG17, MPM_Stown_v2.3, whole genome shotgun sequence harbors:
- the LYSMD2 gene encoding lysM and putative peptidoglycan-binding domain-containing protein 2 produces the protein MADFLPVPALSLREEPLPEAAETEAELSLGLARTKTRSYGSTASVAAPLGERYLEHRLGPGDTLQGVALKYGVTMEQIKRANKLFTNDCIFLRKTLNIPVLSEKPLLFNGLNSLESPENEAISSPPSCDEDPVTVQEDDSSPSPQESDNHLLPPEELSAKDFLHRLDLQIKLSKQAAKKLKPEDTREDDEENSYATDSYQQ